A window of Lacibacter sediminis contains these coding sequences:
- a CDS encoding sigma-54-dependent transcriptional regulator, with protein sequence MSHILIIDDEKAIRKTLGEILSYEGYKIDDAENGDEGLKKIKEKTYDVVLCDIKMPKVDGLEFLEKAKEINPDVPIIMISGHGTIETAVEAVKKGAFDYVAKPPDLNRLLITIRNAMDKQTLVTETKVLKRKVSKVQEMIGESGALKKIKDTIDKVAPTDARVLITGENGSGKELVARWMHEKSNRANGPIVEVNCAAIPGELIESELFGHEKGSFTSAIKQRIGKFEQANGGTLFLDEIGDMSLTAQAKVLRALQESKITRVGGEKDITVDVRVIAATNKDLLKEVEAKNFRLDLYHRLSVIIIHVPSLNERREDIPLLADHFLQQVADDYGQTKKGIDKKAVEALQKHNWSGNIREFRNVMERLVILSGKVISEEDVYNFVIPRA encoded by the coding sequence ATGAGCCACATATTAATTATCGACGATGAGAAAGCAATCAGGAAAACATTAGGTGAGATCCTTTCTTATGAAGGCTATAAAATTGATGATGCTGAAAACGGTGACGAAGGATTAAAGAAGATCAAAGAAAAAACATATGATGTTGTTTTGTGCGATATCAAAATGCCCAAAGTGGATGGTCTTGAATTTTTAGAAAAAGCAAAAGAGATCAACCCGGATGTACCAATTATTATGATCTCTGGTCATGGTACAATTGAAACAGCTGTTGAAGCGGTGAAGAAGGGAGCGTTTGATTATGTTGCCAAGCCACCGGATCTGAACAGGTTGCTCATCACTATCCGCAATGCAATGGACAAGCAAACCCTTGTTACAGAAACCAAGGTGTTGAAACGTAAGGTGAGCAAGGTGCAGGAGATGATCGGCGAAAGTGGTGCATTGAAAAAGATCAAAGACACAATTGATAAAGTTGCACCTACTGATGCCCGTGTATTGATCACTGGTGAAAATGGTTCAGGTAAAGAATTAGTGGCAAGATGGATGCATGAGAAAAGCAACAGAGCCAACGGGCCAATTGTTGAAGTAAACTGCGCAGCCATACCAGGTGAGTTGATCGAGAGTGAATTGTTTGGTCATGAAAAAGGATCATTTACCTCAGCTATTAAACAACGCATTGGTAAGTTTGAACAGGCGAATGGCGGAACACTTTTTCTGGATGAGATCGGCGATATGAGTTTAACTGCACAGGCGAAAGTGTTACGTGCTTTGCAGGAAAGTAAAATAACAAGAGTTGGTGGTGAGAAAGATATCACCGTTGATGTGCGTGTGATCGCCGCAACAAATAAAGATCTGTTGAAAGAAGTGGAAGCGAAGAATTTCCGCCTTGATCTTTACCATCGTTTAAGTGTGATCATCATTCATGTTCCATCCTTGAACGAAAGGAGAGAAGATATTCCGTTATTGGCCGATCATTTTTTGCAACAGGTTGCTGACGATTACGGACAAACGAAAAAGGGCATCGACAAAAAAGCTGTTGAAGCTTTACAGAAACATAACTGGAGCGGTAATATCCGTGAGTTCAGGAACGTGATGGAGCGGCTTGTGATCCTTTCAGGAAAAGTGATCTCCGAAGAAGATGTCTACAATTTTGTGATCCCAAGGGCATGA
- a CDS encoding alpha/beta fold hydrolase — MSQSIYCISGLGADERAFSRLQLPGYDLHFIKWIDPEPNESFTDYAKRMSSFITEPEPIIIGLSFGGMLAVELSKLIPVKKLILISSVKTRNEEPWWMRTSGRLKLHQLIKPQPHPLLYPIENYFLGTHTKPEKKLANHFRETVNKEYLKWAIHQIVNWNNVTIPANCLHIHGNADKLFPIRYVKADYVIDKGGHFMVFNKAEEISRIISDELKRS; from the coding sequence ATGAGCCAATCAATTTATTGCATCAGCGGTTTAGGAGCAGATGAACGGGCATTCTCCCGGCTTCAGTTGCCGGGGTATGATCTTCATTTTATCAAATGGATCGATCCTGAGCCTAATGAATCGTTTACCGATTATGCTAAACGCATGAGCAGTTTTATTACAGAACCGGAGCCTATTATCATTGGACTGTCGTTTGGTGGTATGCTTGCAGTAGAATTAAGCAAGCTGATTCCTGTAAAGAAGCTCATCCTTATCTCATCAGTTAAAACAAGAAATGAAGAGCCTTGGTGGATGCGTACTTCAGGCAGGCTGAAACTTCATCAACTCATCAAACCTCAACCTCATCCTTTGCTCTATCCAATCGAGAATTATTTCCTCGGCACTCATACAAAGCCGGAAAAGAAGCTGGCCAATCATTTCAGAGAAACCGTTAATAAAGAGTATCTCAAGTGGGCTATTCATCAAATTGTGAATTGGAACAATGTAACAATTCCTGCTAATTGTCTACATATCCATGGAAATGCCGATAAGCTGTTCCCCATCAGGTACGTTAAGGCTGACTATGTAATTGACAAAGGCGGACATTTTATGGTGTTTAATAAAGCGGAAGAGATCAGTCGTATTATTTCTGATGAACTAAAACGGAGTTAA
- a CDS encoding S26 family signal peptidase — MSLNEFLWIFYINLFLVLLPAIGLYGMFKKAGVEGWKAFVPFYNVWIMVELAGMKRYWFYLQFIPIVGWFITIAILIDFVKTFGKFSFWEHALTVLVPILYFSYIGYNSIDKYLGAESVHKHKKSTIREWVDAAIFAIVAAGLIRMFVFEAYVIPTPSMERSLLVNDFLFVSKTAYGTRVPNTPLAFPLVHHTFPGIKTKSYLEWIKLPYRRWFAKPVKRNDVVVFNLPVGDTVINDEVNFGSKVTYYDAIQMAGGDRNRIWNDYGDIIITRPVDKRENFIKRAVAVAGDTLEIKNGVVYINGKVNDIPKGVQTNYYLRTKGQPLDYTMLEEEYGIRESLREVSQAPGLGNNVYEIFLTQEQLDIFRKLPYVDSIAPFVSTYSANGPTMGGDVFPNDTAYCKWTLDNFGPLYIPKKGATVQLTPEIYSRYERVIRTYEHNDFEMKDGKFILNGQPATSYTFKMSYYWLMGDNRHNSLDSRYWGFVPEDHVVGKASLIFFSWDGGPRWKRIFRSIK; from the coding sequence ATGTCTTTAAACGAGTTTCTTTGGATTTTTTACATCAATCTTTTCCTGGTTCTGTTACCTGCTATTGGCTTATATGGCATGTTTAAGAAAGCCGGTGTGGAAGGATGGAAAGCATTTGTACCTTTTTACAACGTATGGATCATGGTTGAACTTGCAGGTATGAAACGCTACTGGTTCTACCTTCAGTTTATTCCAATTGTAGGATGGTTCATCACCATCGCCATATTGATCGATTTTGTAAAAACCTTTGGCAAGTTTTCTTTCTGGGAACATGCTTTAACTGTATTGGTGCCGATTCTTTACTTCAGTTATATCGGTTATAATAGTATTGATAAATACCTGGGTGCAGAATCTGTTCATAAACATAAAAAATCTACCATCCGAGAATGGGTTGATGCAGCCATTTTTGCTATTGTTGCTGCCGGTTTAATAAGAATGTTTGTGTTTGAAGCATATGTGATTCCAACACCATCAATGGAAAGGTCGTTACTGGTGAATGACTTTTTGTTTGTAAGTAAAACGGCATATGGTACTCGTGTACCCAACACGCCCTTGGCATTTCCATTAGTACATCACACGTTTCCGGGCATCAAAACCAAATCATATCTCGAATGGATAAAGCTTCCATATCGTCGTTGGTTTGCAAAACCTGTAAAGCGGAATGATGTGGTGGTATTCAATTTGCCGGTAGGCGATACCGTTATTAACGACGAAGTAAATTTCGGATCGAAAGTAACATACTACGATGCAATTCAAATGGCTGGTGGCGACAGAAACCGTATCTGGAATGATTACGGCGATATCATTATCACACGACCAGTTGACAAACGTGAGAACTTCATCAAACGTGCTGTAGCAGTTGCGGGTGATACACTTGAAATAAAAAATGGAGTGGTGTACATCAATGGCAAAGTGAATGATATACCCAAAGGTGTTCAAACGAACTATTACTTAAGAACAAAGGGACAACCACTGGACTATACCATGCTTGAAGAAGAGTATGGCATCAGGGAAAGTTTGCGTGAGGTATCACAGGCGCCGGGTTTAGGTAATAATGTATATGAGATATTTCTTACACAGGAACAGTTAGATATTTTCCGCAAGTTGCCTTACGTAGATTCGATTGCGCCATTTGTTTCAACTTATTCAGCTAACGGACCAACAATGGGCGGCGATGTGTTCCCAAATGATACTGCTTACTGTAAATGGACGCTGGATAATTTCGGGCCACTGTACATTCCCAAAAAAGGAGCAACCGTTCAGCTTACACCTGAAATTTATAGCCGCTACGAACGTGTTATCCGCACATACGAGCATAATGATTTTGAAATGAAAGACGGCAAATTCATTCTCAACGGTCAGCCGGCTACCAGCTATACCTTTAAAATGAGTTACTACTGGTTGATGGGTGATAACCGTCATAACTCCCTCGACAGCCGTTATTGGGGCTTTGTGCCGGAAGATCATGTGGTGGGCAAGGCATCGCTCATTTTCTTTAGTTGGGATGGTGGTCCACGCTGGAAGAGGATTTTCCGTTCAATTAAATAA
- a CDS encoding cytidine deaminase → MDKHEYHFEYEVYDSIDDLTEEDKWLLDEAREVTQHAYAPYSRFQVGAVAKLNNGEIVAGSNQENASFPAGLCAERVVLASISSLYPKIPIESIAISYFNNNGESNHPISPCGICRQALQEFKEKTKQPTRLILGGMHGKVFIIPDAAMLLPLSFTSTDLK, encoded by the coding sequence ATGGATAAACACGAGTATCATTTCGAGTATGAGGTGTACGATTCAATTGACGACCTCACAGAAGAAGATAAATGGCTGCTAGATGAGGCCAGAGAAGTTACCCAACATGCTTATGCGCCTTATTCCCGTTTCCAGGTGGGAGCCGTTGCCAAACTGAATAATGGAGAGATCGTTGCCGGTAGTAACCAGGAGAATGCTTCTTTCCCAGCCGGTCTTTGTGCCGAGCGTGTGGTGTTGGCCTCCATCTCTTCGTTGTATCCTAAAATACCCATTGAGTCGATAGCTATCAGCTATTTCAACAACAATGGGGAAAGTAATCATCCCATTTCTCCCTGTGGCATTTGCCGGCAGGCATTGCAGGAGTTCAAGGAAAAGACTAAGCAACCAACCCGTTTAATATTGGGTGGTATGCACGGTAAGGTGTTCATCATACCTGATGCAGCAATGCTGTTACCATTGTCGTTTACCAGTACTGATCTGAAGTAA
- a CDS encoding methylated-DNA--[protein]-cysteine S-methyltransferase, with product MAEASIHTVYYNSPIGTILLQAEDENLTIVSFRDDVSIIETGTTASPVLLEAIKQLDEYFAGTRKQFDLPLHPAGTAFQQKVWDQLMKIPYAETVTYLHMAKRLGNVKSIRAAASANGKNPIGIIIPCHRVVGADGKLTGYAGGLHRKQWLLEHEAKMAGKKSSLF from the coding sequence TTGGCTGAGGCATCAATTCATACAGTTTATTACAATTCACCAATCGGCACAATTTTATTACAAGCAGAAGATGAAAACTTGACTATTGTGTCATTTCGTGATGACGTGTCGATTATAGAAACAGGAACAACAGCGTCTCCTGTTCTACTGGAGGCCATCAAACAATTAGATGAATATTTTGCAGGAACAAGAAAGCAGTTCGATCTGCCGCTTCATCCTGCAGGCACTGCGTTTCAACAAAAAGTATGGGATCAACTGATGAAGATACCATATGCCGAAACGGTCACCTATCTGCATATGGCCAAACGGTTGGGTAATGTAAAAAGCATCCGGGCAGCAGCTTCGGCTAACGGAAAAAATCCAATCGGAATTATTATTCCCTGCCATCGTGTAGTTGGTGCCGATGGAAAATTAACCGGCTATGCAGGTGGTTTGCACCGCAAACAATGGTTGCTGGAACATGAAGCGAAAATGGCCGGCAAAAAATCTTCTCTTTTTTGA
- a CDS encoding tRNA-binding protein, with the protein MSELITWADFEKVEICTGTVIDVTDFPNARKPAYQLTIDFGDQGIKRSSAQITHHYNKEELKGKQIVAVINFPVKQIANFFSECLVLGVYDENKEVILLTPDKKVQNGGRIG; encoded by the coding sequence ATGAGTGAGTTGATTACATGGGCCGACTTTGAGAAAGTAGAAATTTGTACAGGTACTGTTATTGATGTAACTGATTTTCCTAATGCAAGAAAACCTGCTTATCAATTGACCATTGATTTTGGTGACCAGGGCATAAAGCGTTCATCAGCACAAATAACACATCACTACAACAAAGAAGAGTTGAAAGGAAAACAGATCGTTGCTGTGATCAACTTCCCTGTAAAACAAATTGCCAATTTCTTCAGCGAGTGTTTAGTATTGGGCGTGTATGATGAAAACAAAGAGGTGATTTTACTGACACCGGATAAGAAAGTTCAAAACGGAGGAAGAATTGGCTGA
- a CDS encoding transglutaminase family protein: MEQTKEIAALLHLIDDPDDEVYSQVSEKIISLGKEIIPNLEHLWETTADEYTQERIEMLIHSLHFRDLQMDLKAWANDKEHDLFTGALLISRYQYPDLNLLTYYQELEKMRRNVWLELNSFLTSLEKVNVLNNILFNYYKIKGTEINYSHPDDFLVHKLVEAKKGNAIPIGILILSMASLLDINLYMINIPRQFILAYFDDDPENNTGTEFPPEHIQFYMDGASGQIFSHKDVETYFKRISVPPTPSYFKALNNKRIIQRMLEEYAKCFDNEKNAYKKNDLLSLAAQLNESDE, translated from the coding sequence ATGGAACAAACAAAAGAAATAGCCGCCCTGCTCCACCTCATTGATGATCCCGATGATGAAGTGTACTCGCAAGTGAGTGAAAAGATCATTTCGCTTGGTAAAGAGATCATCCCTAATCTTGAACATTTATGGGAAACAACAGCCGATGAATACACGCAGGAGCGTATTGAAATGCTCATCCACAGCCTGCATTTCCGTGACCTGCAAATGGATCTGAAAGCATGGGCAAATGATAAGGAACACGATCTGTTTACCGGCGCATTACTCATCAGCCGCTATCAATATCCCGATCTTAATTTGCTTACATACTACCAGGAGCTGGAGAAAATGCGCAGGAATGTGTGGCTTGAGCTCAACAGCTTCCTCACCTCACTGGAGAAAGTGAATGTACTCAACAACATTCTCTTCAACTATTACAAGATCAAAGGCACAGAGATCAATTACAGTCATCCCGATGATTTTCTTGTACATAAATTAGTTGAAGCAAAAAAAGGTAATGCAATTCCCATAGGCATTCTTATACTGTCAATGGCAAGCCTGCTGGATATTAATCTGTACATGATCAACATTCCCCGCCAGTTCATACTTGCTTATTTTGATGATGATCCGGAAAACAATACCGGTACTGAATTTCCACCCGAGCATATCCAGTTTTATATGGATGGGGCTTCAGGTCAAATATTTTCACACAAGGATGTTGAAACATATTTCAAACGTATCAGCGTGCCTCCTACTCCTTCTTATTTCAAAGCACTAAACAACAAACGTATTATACAACGTATGCTGGAAGAATATGCAAAGTGTTTCGACAATGAGAAGAATGCATATAAGAAAAATGATCTCCTCTCGCTTGCTGCGCAATTAAACGAATCGGATGAGTGA